The following proteins are encoded in a genomic region of Leifsonia psychrotolerans:
- the mshD gene encoding mycothiol synthase has translation MSLSLNFLDSTDASGLAELSRIADAATQVDGYRPFNEQTLLDLVAGRRAPVLLNLRDDEGLREGDGELEDGERGVDTAGTAIGAAVIGDGEFDLVIAPEHRGFGHGDAAVGLLLPHLAERVSVWAHGDHPAARVLAERHRFVAVRTLLQLRLDTLAPAPSPASPGALGTTTVTPFVAGQDEAEWLALNALVFASHPEQGALTLNDLAARLAEPWFDAGDFLVARDPAGRMIGYNWLKIEPGQGTGEIYVIGIHPDAAGHGLGRLLMQRGLVRMAERGCTSASLYVEADNEGAVRLYRSLGFTDFTIDVRYERRLQ, from the coding sequence ATGTCTCTCTCGCTCAACTTTCTTGATTCAACGGATGCGTCCGGCCTGGCCGAACTCAGTCGCATCGCCGACGCGGCAACTCAGGTGGACGGCTATCGACCGTTCAACGAGCAAACACTGCTCGATCTGGTGGCTGGGCGGCGCGCCCCGGTTCTGCTCAACCTGCGCGACGACGAAGGCCTGCGCGAAGGCGATGGCGAGCTCGAGGATGGCGAGCGCGGGGTCGACACGGCCGGGACTGCGATCGGCGCCGCCGTCATCGGTGACGGAGAATTCGACCTGGTCATCGCGCCGGAGCACCGTGGTTTTGGACACGGTGATGCCGCCGTGGGGCTGCTGCTGCCGCACCTTGCGGAGCGGGTGAGCGTGTGGGCGCACGGCGACCACCCGGCTGCGCGTGTGCTCGCCGAACGGCACCGGTTCGTTGCGGTGCGCACGCTGCTGCAGCTGCGGCTCGACACGCTCGCGCCGGCACCTTCTCCGGCGAGTCCCGGCGCCCTCGGCACCACGACCGTCACCCCGTTCGTGGCCGGACAGGATGAGGCGGAGTGGCTGGCCCTCAACGCCCTCGTCTTCGCCTCGCATCCCGAGCAGGGCGCGCTGACCCTGAACGATCTCGCCGCACGCCTGGCCGAGCCGTGGTTCGACGCCGGAGATTTTCTTGTCGCGCGCGACCCCGCCGGGCGCATGATCGGCTACAACTGGCTGAAGATCGAACCGGGCCAGGGCACAGGCGAGATCTACGTCATCGGCATCCACCCGGATGCCGCCGGTCACGGCCTCGGCCGCCTGCTGATGCAGCGCGGTCTTGTGCGCATGGCCGAGCGCGGCTGCACCTCGGCGTCGCTCTATGTCGAGGCTGACAACGAGGGTGCTGTGCGCCTCTACCGTTCGCTGGGCTTCACGGATTTCACCATCGACGTGCGCTACGAGCGTCGCCTTCAGTGA
- a CDS encoding winged helix-turn-helix transcriptional regulator: MAQLLMLTSAVNNEVLPALALLSHSTRSASASAAQVLSAPEFDLILVDARSNLVAAKALCQVIGTAGVAAPLILVVTEGGLTAISPDWGADDVILDTAGPAEIDARIRLAAGRRGRESPTTTIRAAGLVIDEASYSAKVHGAVLDLTYKEFELLRFLAAHPSRVFTREQLLSEVWGYDYFGGTRTVDVHVRRLRAKLGDHESLIGTVRNVGYRFTVHDDDNGSHVSLAQLS; this comes from the coding sequence TTGGCACAGTTGTTGATGCTCACCTCGGCGGTCAACAACGAGGTTCTTCCCGCCCTGGCTCTGCTCTCGCATAGCACTCGCTCTGCTTCTGCATCGGCAGCGCAGGTTCTCTCCGCGCCCGAATTCGACCTGATTCTCGTCGATGCGCGCTCCAACCTGGTGGCAGCGAAGGCCCTCTGTCAGGTCATCGGAACGGCCGGTGTCGCAGCTCCTCTCATCCTGGTGGTCACCGAAGGCGGCTTGACCGCGATCAGCCCCGATTGGGGCGCCGACGATGTGATCCTCGACACGGCGGGCCCGGCCGAGATCGATGCCCGCATCCGTCTGGCGGCCGGCCGACGCGGCCGAGAGTCGCCGACGACGACGATTCGGGCCGCAGGTCTGGTGATCGACGAGGCCAGCTATTCGGCGAAGGTGCACGGCGCCGTGCTCGACCTCACCTATAAGGAATTCGAGCTGCTGCGCTTTCTCGCCGCCCACCCGAGCCGCGTCTTCACCCGCGAGCAGTTGCTGAGCGAAGTCTGGGGCTACGACTATTTCGGCGGCACCCGCACGGTCGACGTGCACGTTCGACGCCTGCGCGCGAAACTCGGCGATCATGAGTCGTTGATCGGCACGGTGCGCAACGTGGGCTACCGCTTCACCGTGCACGACGACGACAATGGCTCACATGTCTCTCTCGCTCAACTTTCTTGA
- a CDS encoding FABP family protein, producing the protein MIELPAGLPPELVPLSWLLGVWEGSGVLDYAIGDETITREFGHRLSFSHDGLPYLNYSSYTWLEPEEGSDEEKTPLATESGYWRLHRPQGDGDAGPGLVPAISGTPYSDAESVENLRNANGAFDVEVTLVHPGGVAELYLGQVAGPRIDLATDAVVRSATAKPYAAATRLYGLVDNHLLWAWDIAALGLDLRTHASGRLARVE; encoded by the coding sequence ATGATCGAACTGCCGGCCGGCCTTCCGCCCGAACTTGTTCCGCTCTCGTGGCTGCTCGGAGTCTGGGAAGGGTCCGGCGTGCTCGACTACGCGATCGGTGACGAGACGATCACCCGCGAGTTCGGGCATCGGCTGAGCTTCAGCCACGACGGTTTGCCGTATTTGAACTACAGCTCGTACACCTGGCTCGAGCCCGAAGAGGGTTCCGACGAGGAGAAGACCCCTCTCGCGACCGAGTCTGGGTATTGGCGGCTGCACCGCCCACAGGGCGACGGCGATGCGGGCCCGGGTCTCGTGCCCGCGATCTCCGGCACACCCTATTCGGATGCCGAATCCGTCGAAAACCTGCGGAACGCCAACGGCGCTTTCGACGTGGAGGTCACCCTGGTCCACCCGGGTGGCGTCGCCGAGCTCTACCTGGGACAGGTCGCCGGTCCTCGAATCGACCTGGCCACCGACGCCGTCGTGCGCAGTGCAACGGCCAAGCCGTATGCGGCCGCGACCCGCCTGTACGGTCTCGTCGACAATCACCTGCTGTGGGCGTGGGACATCGCCGCCCTGGGCTTAGACCTGCGCACCCATGCGTCGGGTCGGCTCGCCCGAGTGGAATAG
- a CDS encoding YgfZ/GcvT domain-containing protein has product MTEPASAAASAAASVSALLSHDGAVNGTGIDAGVAAHYGAPMIEQRRLHAGEAIVDLSHRGVLAISGPDRLSWLNSISSQSLTGLQPGQSTETLLLDQTGRIEYAMQVLDDGVDLWLLVEAAELPGLEAWLNKMRFMLRVDVRDCSADYATIGSMGAPADLPALQPAEPNGVPLVWHDPWNHVATGGFQYAPAAEHPGESWTWRETLVPRSALSAIRDAAQAGTVHLAGLLAFEALRIAAWRPRLATEGDEKTIPHELDWLRSAVHLDKGCYRGQETVAKVHNLGHPPRRLVLLHLDGSDSVLPVHGDVVSADRVLPGAEPERRPIGTITSCAMHYELGPIALAVVKRSVPTTVTVYVESQGLSISAAQEAIVPQTAGAVLDIPRMPRLGIRAPHR; this is encoded by the coding sequence ATGACCGAACCAGCATCCGCCGCAGCATCCGCCGCCGCATCCGTCTCAGCGCTTCTCAGCCATGACGGAGCGGTGAACGGCACGGGGATCGACGCGGGTGTCGCCGCACACTATGGCGCGCCGATGATCGAGCAGCGTCGGCTGCACGCCGGCGAGGCGATCGTCGACCTGTCGCACCGCGGTGTGCTGGCGATCAGCGGGCCCGACCGCCTGAGCTGGCTCAACTCGATCTCGAGTCAGTCGCTCACGGGGCTGCAGCCGGGGCAGAGCACCGAAACCCTCCTGCTCGATCAGACCGGGCGCATCGAGTATGCGATGCAGGTGCTCGACGACGGGGTCGACCTCTGGCTGCTGGTCGAGGCAGCCGAACTGCCCGGCCTCGAAGCCTGGCTCAACAAGATGCGCTTCATGCTGCGGGTCGACGTGCGTGACTGCAGTGCCGACTACGCGACAATCGGCTCGATGGGTGCCCCGGCTGACCTGCCGGCACTCCAGCCGGCCGAGCCGAACGGCGTGCCGTTGGTCTGGCACGATCCGTGGAATCACGTCGCCACTGGCGGCTTCCAATATGCGCCAGCAGCCGAGCATCCGGGCGAATCGTGGACCTGGCGAGAGACCCTCGTGCCGCGCAGCGCACTTTCGGCGATCCGTGACGCGGCGCAGGCCGGCACGGTTCACCTCGCCGGGCTTCTCGCGTTCGAGGCGCTGCGCATTGCGGCCTGGAGGCCGCGACTGGCCACCGAGGGCGACGAGAAGACGATCCCGCACGAGCTGGATTGGCTGCGCAGCGCGGTGCACCTCGACAAGGGCTGCTACCGCGGGCAAGAGACCGTGGCGAAGGTGCACAACCTGGGGCATCCGCCGCGGCGACTCGTGCTGCTCCATCTCGACGGCTCGGACTCGGTGCTTCCCGTGCACGGCGATGTGGTCTCGGCCGACCGTGTGCTGCCCGGTGCTGAGCCGGAGCGCCGCCCGATCGGCACCATCACGTCCTGTGCCATGCACTATGAGCTCGGGCCGATCGCGCTCGCCGTGGTCAAGCGTTCGGTGCCGACCACCGTCACCGTGTATGTGGAGTCGCAGGGGCTGTCGATCTCGGCCGCGCAAGAGGCGATTGTGCCGCAGACGGCGGGCGCCGTGCTCGACATTCCGCGCATGCCGCGCCTGGGCATCCGGGCTCCCCACCGTTAA
- a CDS encoding class I SAM-dependent methyltransferase: MPVGTITRGTTNTNRLRRIDRWIGHLKVLRHTSDPLVVDLGYGASAVTSLELHHRLAHKRADVEVLGLEIDPARVAGANEQLSEVRGGQTGFAADARVSFAVGGFEVPLPKGRKPAVIRALNVLRQYDESEVVPAWRMVVPRLQPHGVLIDGTCDEIGRIAAWVDVGPHGPVRFSLSLRLAELDRPSIVAERLPKILIHRNVPGERIHQLLVDLDRNWQHQAPLAAYGPKQRWLATVTALKAQGWPVQNGPHRWKLGELTLPWESVEPLGFAWSQRR; the protein is encoded by the coding sequence ATGCCGGTCGGAACAATCACACGTGGAACCACCAACACGAACCGACTGCGGCGGATCGACCGCTGGATCGGGCACTTGAAGGTGCTGCGCCACACCTCCGACCCGCTCGTCGTCGACCTGGGCTATGGTGCCAGCGCCGTGACCAGCCTCGAATTGCATCACCGCTTGGCCCACAAGCGGGCGGATGTCGAGGTGCTCGGACTCGAAATCGACCCGGCCCGGGTGGCGGGCGCGAACGAGCAACTCAGCGAGGTGCGGGGCGGCCAAACAGGTTTCGCGGCCGACGCACGCGTGTCGTTCGCGGTCGGTGGATTCGAGGTGCCGCTGCCGAAGGGACGCAAGCCCGCCGTCATCCGTGCGCTCAATGTGCTGCGGCAGTACGACGAATCGGAGGTCGTACCGGCCTGGCGCATGGTCGTGCCCCGGCTGCAACCGCACGGCGTACTGATCGACGGCACCTGCGACGAGATCGGGCGTATCGCCGCGTGGGTGGATGTCGGCCCTCACGGCCCCGTGCGGTTCAGCTTGTCGCTCCGGCTGGCCGAGCTGGACCGTCCGTCAATCGTGGCCGAGCGACTGCCGAAGATTCTGATTCACCGCAATGTGCCCGGTGAACGCATCCACCAGCTCCTGGTCGACCTTGACCGCAATTGGCAGCATCAGGCGCCCCTGGCCGCGTACGGCCCGAAGCAGCGCTGGCTGGCGACGGTGACGGCGCTCAAGGCGCAGGGCTGGCCGGTGCAGAACGGCCCGCACCGCTGGAAGCTCGGCGAGCTGACGCTGCCGTGGGAGTCGGTGGAGCCGCTCGGGTTCGCCTGGAGCCAGCGTCGTTAA
- a CDS encoding phosphoglyceromutase, with protein sequence MSAPYTLVLLRHGNSLWNQQNLFTGWVDVRLSEQGIVEARRAGELLAEAGILPDIVHTSVLTRAIQTADLALEQADRSWIDVKRSWRLNERHYGALQGLDKAETLAKYGPEQFQLWRRSFDVPPPVLEADAKWSQVGDARYADLGDAVPRTECLKDVIERMLPYWENDISGDLRSGKTVLVTAHGNSLRALIKHLDGISDADIAELNVPTGIPLVYKLGEDLMPLGPGEYLDPEAAAAGAAAVAAQGKK encoded by the coding sequence ATGTCTGCGCCATACACACTCGTCCTTCTCCGTCACGGCAACAGCCTGTGGAACCAGCAGAACCTGTTCACCGGTTGGGTGGACGTTCGACTGAGCGAACAGGGCATCGTCGAAGCCCGCCGGGCTGGCGAGCTGCTCGCCGAGGCCGGCATTCTGCCCGACATCGTGCACACCTCGGTGCTGACCCGCGCCATCCAAACCGCCGATCTTGCGCTCGAGCAGGCTGACCGCTCGTGGATCGACGTCAAGCGCTCCTGGCGTCTCAACGAGCGTCACTACGGCGCCCTGCAGGGCCTCGACAAGGCCGAGACGCTCGCGAAGTACGGCCCCGAGCAGTTCCAGCTCTGGCGTCGGAGCTTCGATGTGCCGCCGCCCGTGCTCGAGGCCGATGCCAAGTGGTCGCAGGTGGGCGACGCACGCTACGCCGACCTCGGCGACGCGGTGCCCCGCACCGAATGCCTGAAAGACGTCATCGAGCGGATGCTGCCCTACTGGGAGAACGACATCTCCGGCGACCTGCGCTCGGGCAAGACCGTGCTCGTCACGGCCCATGGCAACTCGCTGCGTGCGCTCATCAAGCACCTCGATGGAATCAGCGACGCCGACATCGCCGAGCTGAACGTCCCCACGGGCATCCCCCTTGTTTACAAGCTGGGCGAAGATCTCATGCCGCTCGGTCCGGGCGAGTACCTCGACCCGGAGGCCGCTGCCGCTGGCGCCGCGGCGGTCGCCGCTCAGGGCAAGAAGTAA
- the phoU gene encoding phosphate signaling complex protein PhoU: MREVFQQELAEVQERLVEISRLVAVSIDKATRAFNESDVGLAEDVIADDNQIDELTVELDELAITILARQQPVARDLRIVVSALRISASLERMGDMSTHIAQLARYRFPDKVIPKSLRPTFAQMGALDVEIARMLTELLTTEDMKLAETIRNEDDKVDALHLSVFDAVLGETWKGQASDTVDATLASRYHERFADHAVSIAKKVQYLGTGDWQPDLGA; this comes from the coding sequence ATGCGTGAAGTGTTCCAGCAGGAACTTGCCGAGGTTCAGGAGCGACTTGTCGAGATTTCCCGACTCGTCGCCGTCTCGATCGATAAGGCGACCCGTGCGTTCAACGAGTCAGATGTCGGCCTGGCCGAAGATGTCATCGCCGACGACAACCAGATTGATGAGCTGACGGTCGAACTCGACGAACTCGCCATCACGATTCTCGCCCGGCAGCAGCCCGTGGCCCGGGACCTGCGGATCGTCGTGAGCGCGCTGCGCATCAGTGCGTCGCTCGAGCGAATGGGCGACATGTCGACGCACATCGCGCAGCTGGCCCGTTACCGGTTCCCCGACAAGGTGATCCCGAAGAGCCTGCGTCCGACCTTCGCGCAGATGGGTGCGCTCGACGTTGAAATCGCGCGCATGCTCACCGAGCTGCTCACCACCGAAGACATGAAACTGGCCGAAACCATTCGCAACGAGGACGACAAGGTCGACGCCCTGCACCTGAGCGTCTTCGACGCCGTTCTCGGCGAGACCTGGAAGGGCCAGGCGTCCGACACGGTGGATGCCACGCTGGCCAGTCGCTACCACGAGCGCTTTGCCGACCACGCGGTATCGATCGCCAAGAAGGTGCAGTACCTCGGCACGGGTGACTGGCAGCCGGACCTCGGCGCGTAG
- a CDS encoding sensor histidine kinase — MESTWLVLVSLALGLGVGAGFVTLLYAAERHGRQAAEVVNPAVPDGIDQVLDALESAGVVLDPSNNVVKASPGAHALGLVWNRQLVHPELLDLVADVRRTGDARAEDLVLSRGPFGDASAHFRVRLATLGTRYVLLLADDHTEAFRLDEVRRDFVANVSHELKTPIAAVGLLAEALDQAADEPVQVRRFADRLMGESRRLARLTQEIIELSRLQAQEALATPELVDVDAVVADAIEQNHVVAAAAGISIVVGKKTGALVYGEQPLLVMAVHNLVANAVNYSSNGSRVGVGVRRHKGAVEITVTDQGVGIPEVDLDRVFERFFRVDDARARNTGGTGLGLAIVKHVVQNHGGDVRVWSQLGSGSTFTIRVPEAPLPLTPPPTASAATGEPTP, encoded by the coding sequence ATGGAATCGACGTGGCTGGTGCTCGTGTCGCTGGCACTCGGTTTGGGTGTCGGTGCGGGGTTCGTCACCCTTCTGTACGCCGCCGAGCGGCATGGTAGGCAGGCCGCCGAGGTCGTCAACCCGGCCGTGCCCGACGGCATCGACCAGGTCCTCGACGCTCTGGAATCGGCGGGCGTCGTGCTCGACCCCTCGAACAATGTGGTGAAGGCTTCGCCGGGCGCCCACGCGCTCGGACTGGTCTGGAACCGCCAGCTGGTGCATCCCGAACTGCTCGATCTGGTCGCCGACGTGCGGCGTACCGGTGATGCTCGCGCCGAAGACCTGGTGCTCTCCCGCGGTCCGTTCGGCGACGCAAGCGCCCATTTTCGGGTGCGCCTGGCCACCCTGGGTACCCGCTATGTGCTGCTCCTGGCCGACGACCACACCGAGGCATTCCGGCTCGATGAGGTGCGCCGAGACTTCGTGGCGAATGTGAGCCACGAACTGAAAACCCCAATTGCCGCCGTCGGCTTGCTCGCCGAGGCTCTCGATCAGGCAGCGGATGAGCCAGTGCAGGTGCGCCGTTTCGCCGACCGTCTGATGGGGGAGTCACGTCGGCTCGCCCGGCTTACGCAGGAGATCATCGAACTCTCGCGGCTGCAGGCGCAGGAGGCACTCGCCACACCTGAACTGGTCGACGTCGACGCCGTGGTCGCCGATGCCATTGAGCAGAACCACGTTGTGGCCGCCGCGGCCGGCATCTCCATCGTCGTCGGAAAGAAGACCGGTGCCCTCGTGTACGGCGAGCAACCGTTACTCGTCATGGCCGTGCACAACCTCGTTGCGAATGCCGTCAATTACTCCTCCAACGGTTCGAGGGTCGGTGTGGGCGTGCGCCGCCACAAGGGAGCCGTGGAGATTACCGTCACCGACCAGGGCGTCGGCATTCCTGAGGTCGACCTAGACCGAGTGTTCGAACGATTCTTCCGCGTCGACGACGCACGTGCCCGCAATACCGGAGGCACCGGCCTCGGTCTCGCCATTGTCAAGCATGTGGTGCAGAACCACGGCGGCGACGTGCGTGTGTGGTCACAGCTCGGCAGCGGGTCGACCTTCACCATCCGTGTACCCGAGGCGCCACTGCCTCTGACCCCACCCCCGACCGCTTCGGCGGCGACAGGAGAACCCACCCCGTGA
- a CDS encoding response regulator, giving the protein MTRILLVEDESALSEPLAFLLEREGYDVTVAENGHAAILEFDRTSPDVILLDLMLPGLSGTEVCRQIRTRSTVPIIMLTAKDSEIDIVVGLELGADDYVTKPYSTRELLARIRAILRRRNDDEPHENESVLSSGTVSMDIERHTVSVSGVVVPMPLKEFELLEFLLRNAGRVLTRGQLIDRVWGVDYFGDTKTLDVHIKRIRSRIEATPSEPTMLVTVRGLGYRFEA; this is encoded by the coding sequence GTGACACGCATCCTTCTGGTTGAAGACGAGAGCGCTTTGAGCGAACCGCTGGCATTCCTGCTCGAGCGGGAGGGCTACGACGTGACGGTGGCCGAGAACGGCCACGCGGCGATCCTCGAGTTCGATCGGACGAGCCCCGACGTCATCCTGCTCGACCTCATGCTGCCGGGACTCTCCGGCACCGAGGTGTGCCGGCAGATTCGCACGCGATCGACCGTGCCGATCATCATGCTCACGGCCAAAGACTCCGAGATCGATATCGTCGTCGGCCTCGAGCTCGGCGCTGACGACTACGTCACCAAGCCGTATTCGACTCGCGAACTGCTTGCCCGGATTCGGGCGATTCTGCGCCGCCGTAACGATGACGAGCCGCACGAGAATGAATCCGTGCTGAGCTCGGGTACCGTTTCGATGGACATCGAACGGCACACCGTGTCAGTCTCGGGCGTCGTGGTTCCGATGCCGCTCAAAGAGTTTGAACTTCTCGAGTTTCTGCTGCGCAACGCCGGTCGGGTGCTCACCCGCGGTCAGCTGATCGACCGGGTCTGGGGCGTCGACTATTTCGGCGATACGAAAACGCTCGACGTGCACATCAAGCGCATCCGTTCACGCATCGAGGCCACGCCGTCTGAGCCGACAATGCTGGTCACGGTGCGCGGGCTCGGCTATCGGTTCGAGGCCTAA
- a CDS encoding DNA modification methylase: MRARIVASVVVAAGILLGTSGCNLFAPQATTNIYDASDGVSGNVGDLAIRNAVLISDNGELGNLLVTVVNSGKTEQTLTVQFSAGGKKVTQQVDVPANSTTSFGDTGQPGIVLEGFDAIPGALLPLFFQYGEQTGIELLVPVLTTSLPEYSSFSPTPSPKPTADIIPIEPNGAPLPTGNPIPTETTAP; this comes from the coding sequence GTGAGGGCGCGTATCGTTGCATCCGTCGTAGTGGCGGCTGGCATTCTGTTGGGCACGAGTGGCTGCAACCTGTTTGCACCTCAGGCGACAACCAATATCTATGACGCAAGCGACGGAGTGAGCGGCAACGTGGGCGATCTCGCCATCCGTAACGCTGTGCTGATTTCCGACAATGGCGAACTCGGCAACCTTCTTGTCACCGTGGTCAACTCGGGTAAGACCGAGCAGACCCTGACTGTTCAGTTCTCCGCTGGCGGCAAGAAGGTCACCCAGCAGGTCGATGTTCCCGCGAACTCGACGACGTCGTTCGGCGACACGGGGCAGCCCGGCATCGTGCTCGAGGGATTCGACGCCATTCCCGGCGCCCTGCTTCCCCTTTTCTTCCAGTACGGCGAACAGACCGGAATCGAGCTTCTCGTTCCGGTTCTGACGACCTCACTGCCTGAATACTCGAGCTTCTCCCCGACACCGTCGCCGAAGCCGACGGCTGACATCATCCCCATCGAGCCGAATGGTGCTCCGCTTCCCACCGGCAACCCGATTCCGACCGAGACCACCGCTCCGTAG